Part of the Oncorhynchus mykiss isolate Arlee chromosome 23, USDA_OmykA_1.1, whole genome shotgun sequence genome is shown below.
tcaaaagccaagtcaacaagcagattaccgaccatttcgaatcccaccgtaccttctccgctatgaaatatggtttcagagctggtcatgggtgcacctcagccacgctcaaggtcctaaacaatatcataactgccatcaataagagacattcctgtgcagccgtattcatcgacctggccaaggctttagactctgtcaatcaccacatttttatcggcagactaaacagccttggtttctcaaatgactgcctcgcctgattcatcaactacttctctgacagagttcattgtgtcaaatcggagggtctgttgtctggacctctggcagtctctatgggggtgccacagggttcaatcctcaggctgactctcttctctgtatacatcaatgatgtcgctcttgctgctggtgattctttgatccacctctacgcaaacgacaccattctgtatacttctggccattctttggacactgtgttaactaacctccagacgagcttcaatgccatacaactctccttccgcagcctccaactgctcttaaatgcaaataaaaccaaatgcatgctcttcaaccgatcactgcccacacctgcccgccggtcagcatcactactctggacggttctgacttaagaatatgtggacaactacaaatacgtaggtgtctggttagactgtaaactctccttccagactcacattaagcatttccaatccaaaattaaatctagaattggcttcctatttcgaaacaaagcatccttcactcatgctgccaaatatatcctcgtaaaactgaccatcctaccgatcctcgactttggcaatgtcatttacaaaatagcccccaacactctactcaacaaattggatgcagtctattacagtgccatccgttttgtcaccaaagccccatatactacccaccactgcgacctgtacgctctcgttggctggccctcgcttcatactcgtcgccaaacccactgacttCAGGTCATCTACAAATCTTTGATAGGTAAGGCCCCGCCTtagctcagctcactggtcaccatggcagcacccacccgtagcacgcgctccagcaggtatatctctctagtcacccccaaagccaatttctcctttggccgcctttccttccagttctctgctgccaatgactggaatgaattgcaaaaatcactgaagctggagactcatatctccctcactagctttaagcaccagctgtcagagcactgcacctgtacatagcccatctaacTACAGTAccttacgaaagtattcggcccccttgaactttgcgaccttttgccacatttcaggcttcaaacataaagatataaaactgtatttttttgtgaagaatcaacaacaagtgggacacaatcatgaagtggaacgacatttattggatatttcaaacttttttaacaaatcaaaaactgaaaaattgggcgtgcaaaattattcagcccccttaagttaatactttgtagcgccaccttttgctgcgattacagctgtaagtcgcttggggtatgtctatcagttttgcacatcgagagactgacattttttcccattcctccttgcaaaacagctcgagctcagtgaggttggatggagagcatttgtgaacagcagttttcagttctttccacagattctcgattggattcaggtctggactttgacttggccattctaacacctggatatgtttatttttgaaccattccattgtagattttgctttatgttttggatcattgtcttgttggaagacaaatctccgtcccagtctcaggtcttttgcagactccatcaggttttcttccagaatggtcctgtatttggctccatccatcttcccatcaattttaaccatcttccctgtccctgctgaagaaaagcaggcccaaaccatgatgctgccaccaccatgtttgacagtggggatggtgtgttcagggtgatgagctgtgttgcttttacgccaaacataacgttttgcattgttgccaaaaagttcaattttggtttcatctgaccagagcaccttcttccacatgtttggtgtgtctcccaggtggcttgtggcaaactttaaacaacactttttatggatatctttaagaaatggctttcttcttgccactcttccataaaggccagatttgtgcaatatacgactgattgttgtcctatggacagagtctcccacctcagctgtagatctctgcagttcatccagagtgatcatgggcctcttggctgcatctctgatcagtcttctccttgtatgagctgaaagtttagagggacggccaggtcttggtagatttgcaatagtctgatactccttccatttcaatattatcgcttgcacagtgctccttgggatgtttaaagcttgggaaatctttttgtatccaaatccggctttaaacttcttcacaacagtatctcggacctgcctggtgtgttccttgttcttcatgatgctctctgcgcttttaacggacctctgagactatcacagtgcaggtgcatttatacggagacttgattacacacaggtggattgtatttatcatcattagtcatttaggtcaacattggatcattcagagatcctcactgaacttctggagagagtttgctgcactgaaagtaaaggggctgaataattttgcacgcccaatttttcagtttttgatttgttaaaaaaagtttgaaatatccaataaatgtcgttccacttcatgattgtgtcccacttgttcttgattcttcacaaaaaaatacagttttatatctttatgtttgaagcctgaaatgtggcaaaaggtcgcaaagttcaagggggccgaatactttcgcaaggcactgtacctcatccccatactgtatttatttatttatcttgctcctttgtaccccagtatctctaattGCAAATTAATATTCTGCATATCAATCACTCTAGTgtctaattggtatattgtaattacttcgccaccatggcctatttattgccttcccTTCATtttcttacctaatttgcacacactgtatataggttTTCTacaactgtattattgactgtatgttttgtttattccatgtgtaactctgtgttgttgtatgtatgctttattcttggccaggtcgcagttgtaaatgagaacttgtttcaacttgcctacctggctaaataagggtgaaataaaaaaataaaaacgacTTGTCTACAAAATCATATTGCTGTGACTGCTTTCAAATAAAGGTCATTGCAACTGGCACGGTTTTCTCCTTTGCTCACTGACTCCACAAATAACAGGCCAAGAACATCAGCCATTTGTTGAAAGTGTCAGGGGCCTGGGGTCAGAAACAGGAATTAGTGCTCTTCCTTGCCTCAAggaatctgtcattctgcccctgaacaggcagttaacccactgttcctaggctgtcattgaaaataagaatttgttcttaactgacttgcctggttaaataaaggttaaacattttttttaaatggatgaAATCATCAGTAGGGGAAAAAACAGCAGTGTTTCTCAACATTTATTTTCAGATGTAATATTAAATCAGAGCACCGTTAATGAAATTAGATTTTAGTTAGAAGTTAGATTGACAGATATGCTCAAAGAGATTATAGCAAACAGCAGACAAAAAAACACAATGATAGTGTACACCATATAAACACAAATATAAACCGAACACTTTGGTACTTTAGGTACTTTAGCTGCTAAGTATTCTGACTTCAGAGTCATGTATTTAACATTTCAACTAAACCAATTACTACTTAGTTAACATTTACAATTAGATATGCATAATATTGGCACAGGcttgaaaaaataaaatatatattgatttaaATTCCAATTCTAATCAAAGTTGCACCTTTAGGGCATTTTTACCCTGACTAAGTTATAATATCCAGCACTGATATTACACTTATGGAAAAACATATACTTTCTTGCTCATACAAAATATAGAAAAGGAACAGCTTTTATGATTGGAGGTTCTCATATCATAACATGTGCTAAAAGTTGCAATGAAGAAAATGGATGGCATGGCATGCAGTATTGCTGACTGTGGTGCAtgcatagatatatatatatatatatatatatacactattataGGCTAGTCAGTAAATGGGTATATATGTAAACATTGGAGATATAGTGTGGGGGACATCCTGTAAAGAAAGCTGACATGGTTCCTCTAGTCGCTCCCTCCACACAGCTTTAACAGCAGTTTCTTATAGTCCCCTGAAGTGTCTCCCTGTCATAGACAACAACAAACACATCAACAAACTAGTCCAGAACATCATACTAGAATGCCTAACTTGCTCTATAGCAGTAGCATTATTGAAGgtactggtgtgtgtatgtgtgttggaatTTGTGTAGTGATGAGGAGAGATACTTACAGAGATGTCTGTGTAGAGCGACTTGCCATATGTCTTGACGTATTCCTGACGGATATCCAACATGTCCACCTCAGAACGGGTCACCATTATCCTAATCAGGGTTTTGTCCTTGGTCCCGGCCCCCTGAGAAAACACgcacatgcgcgcgcacacaaacacaaacacacacacgcacacacttattTAAAGAGTACAGTTATCAGAAGCAATTACTGTAATACAATGCAATATCATTGGGACTGGTAAAGTGAAAATGTAGTGAGTGTAAACAGTGTTCACTTATCTGTCGTGGACAGTTTTGTTGTTCTgtgctgtatgtacagtatgttgtaatcagtccagacagacagacatacagacagaaacGGGGCGTGTCTTACCTTCATGGCCTTGTAAAGTCTCTCAGCAAAGTAGGCGGGTGTGTTCTTAATACACTTgactggaacacagagagagcagagggttaGAATTAACCTTAGTAGGCGGGCGCTAGTCTTCGGAGGGAGGGACTGATAACATGgcccagtctgtttgtgctacaATGCCAACTCCTAGTcagtcattgtcatgccaaatgTTTAGCTTGAAAATGAAAGCCTTTGAGTttgcaagagcacaaacagacttGAGACAAGGTGACTGATACTGTGTGTTGAAGGAAACTCTCAGAAACAAACAAAACTAACGGTTAAAAATGATATGAAGGGATAAAACTGAAAAGATTGTCAAGTCATATCTGAAACCAGAACTTGAAAAtaccctgagtgtacaaaacatacaaatattgagttgcacccgccCCTTTTGCCCGCAcgcagaacagtctcaattcgccagggcctggactctacaaggtgtcgaaagtgttccacagggctgctggcccatgttgacaccaatgtttccaacagttgtgtcaagttggttggatggtctttgggtggtggactattcttgatacacacaggaaactgttaagcgtgaaaaacccagcagtgttgcagttcttgacacaaattgATGTGCCTGGCACcgactaccatacccctttcaaaagCCCATTTTCTATCTTggacattcaccctctgaatggcacacatacacaatccatgtctcacttgtctcaatgcttaaaaatccttctttaaacggtctcctccccttcatctacactgattgaagtgtatttaacaggtgacatcaataagggatcatagctttcacctggattcacctggtcagtctatgtcatgcaaagagttcataatgttttgtatactcagtgtatatgaaaATATATGAATGTGGTTTGATAAACACAGTCAGAAGcgtgaaatacatttttaaacatcacatcaacatgactTCTGTACGGACAAACATCATGCATAATGGAACAAGCAAACAACACATCATTACTATGAAGTGTGTATGGAGAGTGAGCATCTCTTGATACAAAGTCAGATAATAACAACGATGTCACCCAGTCAAAATAATCTAAAAGCATGTTACTGTACCATTAACCGGAGCAACGATAGCCAAGTGAaggaaaataacaacaacaattacTCATTCAGACAGCAACAGTGTGACAACTCACATATTGTTATAGCATCTTCTATAACATATTTTCACAGTAAGAATGAGTAAGCTATGGGTGTTAACTGTCAAGAGAATTTTGTTCTCATGTTCATTTTCCAATGCAATTAACACACTCTGTCtttttctaagaatttgtaaggttcTTATTTAAATGAAACGGACAGAGATCAGTCAACTTAGCCAATAGTGCTTATTCTCGAGAGCTCTGCTCATAATaccatgtacattggtttatatacctcacatttcgtcataaatgtccctcctcctctcagatacaatGGCAATATAGTTGACAAGCCTTCTCACATTGTTTAACAGGTGACAGACAATCTACTACAATctacagaatgtcctgtaaggaacacagtattccagccggtctggcgatagctccattcgtttcgaacaaggaacagaaagtcctcgttctaattcttgactaaaactacacacattatattcagtgttTTGATTATAATAGgattcatacattcatacagtgacagggtagtattctactgtttagttatagttctacgttaaatgtatacataatttagtcattattcatataaATCCCATAACATAACACATTCAGCTTAAAAATAAATTCCCAGCTACTGTTACGTCAAACAGTGAAACCCCATACAGGAATTGGGTGGAACCATTGTTCAAGTTTTTTTTTGGTAATCCCCTACACATACATCTGGGTatttcactctgtgtgtgtgtagtggtgtgacATAGAGTGTTAGTATGTGTTTGCGTAGAGACGTGTAGGTGTGACCTGAATGGGTGTGTGTTAACGAAAAGGTGTCCTCTTACCCACGGCCACCATTCCACTCTCCAGGTCTCCAGACATTTCTCTGTCGATGCTCTTCTCTAGGTCTCTGCCACACATTTGCTGATACTCATGGAACACTgcacatatgcacgcacacacaggcacacacacacacacacacacggataagGTAGTGGCAAAAGCTATGAATCAAGATGAGCGGACAGCACCAGAGGACTGATATTtcatatacactcagtggccatctagtaccgggtcagaCCCCTTTTGCCTCCTGAACAGCCGGAATCCTCgaggcatggattctacaaggtgtggcgttcaaacgttgctcaattggtatcaagggacctaacgtgtgccaggaaaatattccccacaccattacaccaccagaCTGTACCGTTGATACCAGGCAGGATGtgtccatggactcatgctgcttacgccaaatcctgactcggCCATCAGCATGATGCAACAGGAACTGGGATTTGTCACACCAGGCAATATTTTTTCACTCcttaattgtccagtgttggtgatcgcgtgcccacttGAGCTGCTTTTTGTAGCTGATAGGAACccagtgtggtcgtctgctgcaatagcccatccgtgacaggGTTTAACGAGTTGtgcgttctgcacaccactgttgtgcTGCGGCGTTGTTTGCATGTTTGTGGCCAGCATgctagcttgcacgattcttgccattctccttctcATCAACAAgatgttttcgcccacaggaccgCAGccgactggatgttttttgtttgtcccaCAGTTCTCTGtcaaccctagacactgtcgtgcgtgaaaagcccaggagggcagCCGTTTCTGAGACACCGGAACCAGTGCGCCTGACACTGAAGACCATACTATGCTCAAAGTCCTTTAGGTCACTAGTTATGCCCATTCTACCGTAGATtctaacagtaactgaatgcttcgatgcctgtctgcctacttgctttatatagcaagccacggccacgttACTCACCGTCTGAAGGAGTGAACCATATTCGTGAATGGGTGGTGTACATAATAAACTGGCAAGTGAGTGTACATTTAATTTATATTTGACTTCTTACAGTACCATTCCTCTCCCTTGTAGTTACCTGCTCTGAGGTGGGGTTTGCTCCTGGCACACAGGATGGCATTGAACTTGGACTCATCTGTTCCCACCTTGTTCTCTCCAGCAGCATACAGGGCCTGGACAGAGGGCAGACAATACACACAGGCATCTTTCAATGAGTAGGTAGAGATTTAAAGTATGCCGTGTAGGGTCCTGAGTTTTTCCAGCTCAAATTTGATGAAAAACACCTGTTCCTAAGTATGTTGAAGACACAATACAGTCTGTAGATTTAGACGTCACAAGGTTCATTATAGATAAGAAATGACAATTTACCTGGGCATCTTGTTTGGCTACAGAGATGTCCACTGTCTCTCTTTCATCTCGATTACCCTGAGAGCACAAACACAACACATAATCAGGGCCAGCTGCAGGCATAGGCAACATAAGCGATCGCTTAGGGACCCCGACTggaactgttgagagttagaatggtAGAATACCCAACGTGCAAGTTAgacatttggttgtgcatcagcagtttttctcttgttttttcagtcactgacagtcactcaattaaccATATCAGCTAACAAGTAGGTTAGTAAATTAGTCCAGCCAGTTATCTACACCTTGTAGTGTTAATGGGCGAATACTGACAGGGCACGCAgggcccattgattttgttagtcactctcactcagatatcactaacatggcataagtcatggcaaaatgtgtagaattgcaggaaatttgctttaaaacttcAAAAAGgtatctctgccccatggcacaAAGAgtataattgtatgaaatgtgttaCAAAACTTTACAAAtgtaaaactaatttttcaaaattTTTACAACTACAGACTTcaaccacaagtctggttcatcattgggagcaatgtccaaacgcctgaaggtaccacgttcatctgtacaaacaatagttcgcaagtataaacaccatgggaccacgcagccgtcataccactcaggaaggagacgcgttctgtctcctagagatcgacgtaccttggtgcgaaaagtgcaaatcaatcccaaaacaacagcaaaggaccttgtgaagatgctagtggaaacaggtacaaaagtatctatatccacagtaaaacgagtcctatatcgacataacctgaaaggccgctcggcaaggaagaagccactgctgaaaaaccgccatgaaaaaagccagactacagtttgcaactgcacactgGGACAAAGActgcactttttggagaaatgtcctccggtctgatgaaacaaaaatagtactgtttggccataatgaccatggttatgtttggaggaaaaaggggaggcttgcaagctgaagaacaccatcccaaccgtgaagcacgggggtggcagcatcatgttgtgggggtgctttgctgcaggagggactggtgcacttcacaaaatagatggcatcatgaggcaggaaaattatgtgtctatattcaagcaacatctcaagacatcagtcaggaagttaaagcttggtcgcaatgggtcttccaaatggacaatgaccccaagcattgtggcaaaatggattaaggacgaacaaagtcaaggtattggagtggccatcacaaagccctgacctcaatcctgaagaaaatgtgtggacagaactgaaaaagcgtgtgcgagctaggagttagttacaccagctctgtcaggaggaatgggccaaaattcacccaacttattgtgggaagcgtgtggaagggtacctgaaacgtttgacccaagttaaacaatttaaaggcaatgctaccaaatactaattaagtgtatgtaaacttctgacccactgggaatgtgatgaaagaaataaaagctgaaataaataactctctctactattattctgacatttcacattcttaaaataaagtgctgatcctaactgacctaagacagggaattttttactaggattcaatgtaaggaattgtgaaaaactgagtttaaaggtatttgactaaggtgtatgtaaacctccgacttcaactgtatgtactgtatctatTCCTATGTATATGTATTTCTAATGTATACATTATTCTACATCTATGGGCCATAGGCTGTACCTGGGCCAGAGAGATGAGGAGTCTACGGAAGTGTCCTGAGGTGTCCCCACTGATGGCATCTTCCAGTGACTTCTTAttctctgaaataacacacacagctttcttacacagcacagtacagagcaGTACACTTCTCATATTTATTTCAAAGGTTTTTTCCTCAACGCTGTCTGTCATCCCTGTACTTACCTGTCTTGTAGACCATGTTGATCTCTCTGATCTCTGCGTTGGAGCGAGAGGACAGGATCTCTATCAGACAAGCCTCGTCTGTCCCTGCACCCTGTCAGAacatacagtagagaacagttgGTAGGTTTACAACATGAATATTACTATTTCTCTATTCGTTAAACTAGTTTAGCTAGTTGTGtcaaacacaaaacaaaaacattccaCTTGTTTGCACGTACGaacgcaaacatacacacacgctaAGAGAGAGTATCCATGTCAGTGATTATAAAAACCCTTTCACAAACCTTAATGGCATCTTTGAGTTCATATGCATCAAGCTGGGCTGGGGTCTTCAACATGGCCAGCACCAGCTTCTCAAAGTTCCCTGACAGCTCTGACTTCAGATCCTTAACCAGATCCTAGGAAGGTAAGTGGATACAAGCTTGGTATAATTCAATGCTAACCAAGATATTCTTGAGTTGGGCTGGTGCTCAGTGGTACAGAGAACAAGCACTTTCACTGTTCTATAACTTGAATATCGGCACCGTCATTTCCTGTACTGCTTGAGTACTGGCACCTCTTTTAGAATATTGGCTGTAAAATATGATAAGTAACGGCAAATATATAGAAAGCGtaccggcacccaaaatgagtgGCGGGACCTACTTCAGTTCACTTCAAGCATTAATGCTATCTGTGTTCAACTGCTGTGCCATGTGTGTTCCGGGTACTGCTATTATGGGGTCTGAGGGAATCAAGTCCCCCAGCTACGTTGTTAACTGGCAGAACCATCAGCTGCTGTTGAGATATACCCTCTGACCCTCCCTGAACCTCACTTATACAGATCATTGTATGATGCTGTAACACTCATTATATTCATTTGTTCCATAATAACTCAAATTAGATAAATAAAGTATCACGTTTTTAAATGTAACTGTATTACCTTTCCGTAGGAAGTTTTGAAGGCCGCGAGCATGGGAACACGCTGTATGTTTGAGCGACTCCCTAGCAGGTCTATGATGGCCTGTTCATCAGTACCTGTTGGACAAGTTCCCTGTCAGAACACATATTCAAAACTGCCCATCCATTTCCCTTCATGAGTTTATaacatcatttttttttactAGTATAGCTCAGCAAATATCATTACCAGGTCTTCATACATAATTAAGTAATTCAAAGATTGAGGCTCAATGATAGAAGGCAATGTCATTGCTAGTGTTGAATTTACCTATCCATtcctttcagatctacacaagtgtGTATTGTATAAGGTTACTGacaaggggttgtttctggacagggcctaTTCTCTCGTGACATCTGGCCATTACACATGTAATATTTGTTTCTGGTTCCAAGATTAGATAGGGCTTATGTATGCTCGGCCCTTA
Proteins encoded:
- the anxa11a gene encoding LOW QUALITY PROTEIN: annexin A11a (The sequence of the model RefSeq protein was modified relative to this genomic sequence to represent the inferred CDS: deleted 2 bases in 1 codon); this encodes MSYPGYPAQAGGYPPQPGAYPPQAGGYPPQPGAYPPQAGGYPPQAGGYPPQAGGYPPQAGGYPPQAGGYPPQPGAGGYPAIPPADSWGGGAGFPAFGLDNLSNPGFSAGNLPAMKSGMKIQYNTPPPPSMPGYGGGPAPNQPMPVYPQAPSPNPSMPGGGAIPVSPAINRGFRGSIKDYPGADPLRDVEVLRKAMKGFGTDEQAIIDLLGSRSNIQRVPMLAAFKTSYGKDLVKDLKSELSGNFEKLVLAMLKTPAQLDAYELKDAIKGAGTDEACLIEILSSRSNAEIREINMVYKTENKKSLEDAISGDTSGHFRRLLISLAQGNRDERETVDISVAKQDAQALYAAGENKVGTDESKFNAILCARSKPHLRAVFHEYQQMCGRDLEKSIDREMSGDLESGMVAVVKCIKNTPAYFAERLYKAMKGAGTKDKTLIRIMVTRSEVDMLDIRQEYVKTYGKSLYTDISGDTSGDYKKLLLKLCGGSD